From Hemitrygon akajei chromosome 15, sHemAka1.3, whole genome shotgun sequence:
GTCAGACGTGTTATCTATAATGGAGTCAAAATGCATTGGAGCCAAGACCAAGATTCCACCAACCATAATCATATTTAGGAATTGAGCAAGTTTCATGGGCTTTATACTTTTACTAATGTTCTTTTCCAGACTGAAAATGAGCCCTTTATTCATTTATCACCATTTTCTATCAGCTACTCTCTTTCATGATAGTAAGCTTTTTTGGGGgtattttatcaaatgccttgcaaatTACCTTTCCAAGATACAGCTGCTGGCACACACACATCAGAATCCAGGGAATTCTGTGAGATTGCATCCAATGTATTCACCATCTTTGCAGTCAGTAATTAATTTAAGATCATCAGGTCCAGGAGTCATTTCGGCCTTTAGTCTCATTGCTTAGTATTTCTTTCTCTAGGGAGtggcagctttaagttcctcctTTCCCTTACTTTCTGCCATGACAATTGCAAAATATTCGTTCAAGGTCTCTACCCAAATTGACAAGATAGTATCTTGGACAAAACCGCCCACTTGTTTAGTACCACATCCCTCAATCCAAACACTCTATCCCCTACCAACATAATAGAAGTGCAACGTGGACAATTTACCAAACGCCCGAAGGCTATACTAACTGAACCTACCAAACTAATGACTTCTATCACCAGGAAGATAAATGCAGCGGGTCCTTGGGAAAATCCACCCACCAGCAGACTGCATCCTCTGCTGATTGGTGTACTTTTGTTTCTTCAGCTGCTTCCAAACCCTGGAATTTCCAACCAAACAACTCAGGGGAAGTACCTTCATCAGCAATGCAAACACATCTCTGCCGCATGGGCAATAATTGCTACTCAACCGTGAATTCCAACACAATAAAAAGCACTTCGCATTCAGAAGATGAATAATTTAACGCGACGTATGAATTAGTTTAAAATTGCACTCAACCGTGATTAGTATCCTTACTAGTATTAGAGTTGGTGTCAGTTTTAGTTAAAAGCTCATCACTCGGCATCTTTGTTTCCGCTTGTTCCGGCGGTAACCTGGGGCTCTTAACAGGGGGTGGCGGGTTGAAAGAGCTCCGTTTCCAACGACTGTGGGTTCTCGGGCCGACCTCCGGACTCCGTTTCCAACGACTGTGGGTTCTCGGGCCGACCTCCGGGCTCAGCTCGGTGCCACCAGCTGCCGTGAGACGTGCGCCTTCCCCCGGGGAGCGATCGGCAGCCTGCGCCCGGGCAGCGGGACGTCGCTGGTTCTCTCTCCTCGGGCCCTTTCCTTCGAACTCAATAACCGAGCCGGATGGGTGTTTGCCGAAGCGATTGACATAGACGGCGCTGAAGGCTTTCCTCCCTCCCGTTGTTGTTTTTGCCCTTGCCCCTGCCCCTGCCCCCGCCCCCTCCGCCCACGCCATTGACTGCGCGACGCCCTGCGGCCGGGCCGGACCGGACAACACCCCGCACGTGCAATCATTCCCGCCCGAACCCCCGCCGCGCATGCGCACCGCGCTCCCTCACCCCGCACATTTGGATTCCGTGAGTTGGACTCAAGCTTTCCAAATAGAATTTTTAATTCTATTTGCCCTCTTTAAATAAACAACGACAATTTTGAATTGGATTTTCAAAATACTAAT
This genomic window contains:
- the LOC140739076 gene encoding uncharacterized protein, producing MRGGGSGGNDCTCGVLSGPARPQGVAQSMAWAEGAGAGAGARAKTTTGGRKAFSAVYVNRFGKHPSGSVIEFEGKGPRRENQRRPAARAQAADRSPGEGARLTAAGGTELSPEVGPRTHSRWKRSPEVGPRTHSRWKRSSFNPPPPVKSPRLPPEQAETKMPSDELLTKTDTNSNTRNVDVFTFSMSANSAATSGTKNTERSGKKNEVFRVIYKMLHENENLRIRLLNTSHKSTVDADITNRMKDSPKALDATPFGWV